From the genome of Candidatus Methylomirabilota bacterium, one region includes:
- a CDS encoding carbohydrate ABC transporter permease yields the protein MSVIAAERSRVAARHVSGHRVRGWLAQALTYLGLAAALVFFLGPFFWIVTTSLKGNEDFFAFPPVWIPPEPSLAHYERLFTHSSGLRYFLNSLAISTVSMFAALAVSLPTAYSIARWRFGGGFLSVLLLVLRMLPAIALIIPIYLMYRAFGLTNSYVGLVLVYTVVYIPFAVWLLVGFLRDFPVEIEEAALIDGCSRVKALVRVVMPIIAPGMAVVALFSFIATWNEFLFAVVLTGIETKTMMVLVATFTSGGTDTFYGEASASVVLGVLPAFAVAFLLQRYLVKGLALGGTKG from the coding sequence CGCGGGTCGCGGCGAGGCACGTCAGCGGCCACCGCGTGCGGGGCTGGCTGGCCCAGGCCCTCACGTATCTGGGGCTGGCCGCCGCGCTGGTGTTCTTCCTCGGGCCCTTCTTCTGGATCGTCACCACGTCGCTCAAGGGCAACGAGGACTTCTTCGCCTTTCCGCCGGTCTGGATCCCGCCCGAGCCCTCGCTCGCTCACTACGAGCGCCTGTTCACGCACTCCAGCGGGCTGCGCTACTTCCTCAACAGCCTGGCCATCTCCACGGTCAGCATGTTCGCGGCGCTGGCAGTGAGCCTGCCCACCGCCTACAGCATCGCCCGCTGGCGTTTCGGCGGCGGGTTCCTCAGCGTGCTGCTGCTCGTCCTCCGCATGCTGCCGGCCATCGCGCTCATCATCCCCATCTACCTCATGTACCGGGCCTTCGGGCTCACCAATTCGTACGTCGGCCTCGTCCTCGTCTACACGGTCGTCTACATTCCCTTCGCGGTCTGGCTGCTGGTCGGCTTCCTGCGTGACTTCCCGGTGGAGATCGAGGAGGCCGCGCTCATCGACGGCTGCTCGCGCGTCAAGGCCCTGGTCCGCGTGGTGATGCCGATCATCGCCCCCGGCATGGCCGTGGTGGCGCTGTTCTCGTTCATCGCCACCTGGAACGAGTTCCTCTTCGCCGTCGTCCTCACCGGTATCGAGACCAAGACCATGATGGTGCTGGTGGCTACGTTCACCAGCGGCGGCACCGACACCTTCTACGGCGAGGCCTCGGCCTCCGTCGTGCTGGGCGTCCTGCCTGCGTTCGCGGTCGCGTTCCTCTTGCAGCGTTACCTCGTGAAGGGCCTCGCGCTCGGCGGCACCAAAGGCTGA